The sequence below is a genomic window from Bacillus sp. (in: firmicutes).
AAAGGGGAAGAGGCAGGAATTGGAGAAATCATCAAAAATATTGTGAAGAAAATTACAGAGATGGTAGGTTGATAAATGCGCTAGTTTAGACATTCTCAGCCCACAATGGCTAAAGGAGGCGCATAGAAATGAAACGATATTGTCATTTAATAATAGTTATTTTACTATTTTCTTCATTATCGGCTTGTAATACGGATGATAATACGGAGGATTTAGAGGAAAAACAACAGGTGATTGAACGAGTAAAGGAAAAGAAGCAGGAAAATAAACAGAAAGATAAAGCGAAAGAAAGTAGTATTGAAATAGACCCTCTTCCAAGTACATATGAGGAGTTATCAAAATTACCAGTCGGGGAGCTTGCTGATTTTCGCCCTGATACAAGTGAACCAGAAAAAACATTAGAGGCTTTTAAAGATTTACCTGATATTTCAAGTA
It includes:
- a CDS encoding amino acid dehydrogenase; this encodes MKRYCHLIIVILLFSSLSACNTDDNTEDLEEKQQVIERVKEKKQENKQKDKAKESSIEIDPLPSTYEELSKLPVGELADFRPDTSEPEKTLEAFKDLPDISS